The following are encoded in a window of Clarias gariepinus isolate MV-2021 ecotype Netherlands chromosome 8, CGAR_prim_01v2, whole genome shotgun sequence genomic DNA:
- the si:dkey-187a12.4 gene encoding uncharacterized protein si:dkey-187a12.4, whose product MEGGRGKSSSWAMERRVEGLVNRHMADMALETLQQRLSAVSQEMNHLSAEISRREDSKRVEEDLPRRSDTHFLTASLPEAYSEELAEEKKLMPNTSSSSSSSAETAAQRKIISLLLEIKEEQQRQWAVLKDLQAMIQGHMCEEDVESLDIDLPLQTMEQLDETERYLEDDGAQKRMVSHLSRMGGATVDDAVRRLMQAVLSFSVGSELNWVGRGQKRSFRNTRLQGVLFRALKKTPVGKEATHHQFADVVKKWLRFAPFRQGGSGRRQHYKPPVEFMCTKFHTDTEG is encoded by the exons ATGGAAGGTGGTCGCGGGAAGAGCTCGAGCTGGGCGATGGAGCGGCGGGTGGAGGGGCTCGTGAACAGACACATGGCAGACATGGCACTGGAGACACTTCAGCAGCGACTCTCCGCCGTGTCCCAGGAAATGAACCATCTGTCTGCTGAAATATCCAGACGAGAGGACTCGAAGCGCGTGGAGGAGGATTTACCGCGTCGGAGTGACACACATTTCCTCACAGCCTCGCTCCCGGAGGCTTACAGCGAAGAACTAGCGGAGGAAAAAAAGTTGATGCCAAACacatcctcatcatcctcatcctcagcaG aaaCTGCAGCTCAAAGAAAAATCATATCACTCCTGCTGGAGATAAAAGAAGAACAACAAAGGCAGTGGGCCGTGCTGAAAGACCTGCAGGCCATGATTCAAGGACACATGTGTGAGGAGGATGTTGAATCTCTGGATATAGATCTACCACTACAGACAATGGAACAGCTTGATGAAACAGAGAGGTATTTGGAGGATGATGGGGCACAGAAGAGAATG GTGTCTCACCTTTCCCGGATGGGTGGTGCTACAGTGGACGATGCAGTTAGACGCCTGATGCAGGCAGTTTTGTCTTTTAGCGTTGGTTCAGAACTGAACTGGGTCGGTCGAGGACAAAAAAGAAGCTTCAGAAATACCAGACTGCAAGGAGTTTTGTTTC GTGCGTTAAAGAAGACTCCTGTAGGAAAGGAGGCCACACACCATCAGTTTGCAGATGTTGTAAAGAAGTGGCTGcggtttgcaccattcagacaAGGAGGCAGCGGTCGGAGACAACATTACAAACCTCCTGTAGAGTTTATGTGCACCAAGTTTCATACTGATACGGAAGGGTGA